From the Opitutus sp. ER46 genome, one window contains:
- the treY gene encoding malto-oligosyltrehalose synthase, whose amino-acid sequence MPFTDAEGVPLSTYRLQLRKDFPFDAARGLLPYFDDLGITHCYLSPIFMSAPGSTHGYDVNDYHRIDAELGGRQAFDAFAKAARARRMGLVLDFVPNHMGIHGSSNRWWQDVLECGRSSPHADFFDVDWNDPFQPGRTQVLVPVLDDQYGVVLEAGRLAIGYEDGAFSVRYADLRFPVSPATYAMLLAGASEQPECTESARDRLRAIAEAFRSLPLSRGADEPIGRRPRNELKAQLAAAAEADPGVGQAIAAHLAVVNGPEGGPHDRDRLDELLAQQHYRLAHWKTGAHEVNYRRFFAIDTLIGLRMENSEVFRETHRILGGFIRDGIVAGVRIDHIDGLRNPLEYLERLQGLALKERETATRPVYVVVEKILEPGEEIDRSWPAHGTTGYEFIRQLSGLFVARAAGAKLDALYRDFTGEQDSFRDVVYQNKRLVLDEMFANAVVQLSQRLSNLVASDRRWRDLTRFELSVAVREIMAALGVYRIYRRMNAECRPEDAREIEHACKEAIRRNPRQDPQPFQFVRDVLVGRYPPPSATQEYRESLWWWVLTWQQYTGAIMAKAVEDTVFYAYNRFIALNEVGGDPDAFGGTVAAFHADAARRRETMPHTLLTTSTHDTKFGEDVRARLYVLSELADEWRDWVYEWHAMNVRHKTSVGGCLAPDANEEYRIYQTLLGCWPMPPFTPDEAFRSRLKEHLRKATNEAKRNTQWLHPNERWLTACDHFIDGLLDRATGGDFLDSFAPRALLLAHLGLVNSLAQLVLKLTTPGVPDFYQGCETWNLTLVDPDNRQLIAWGPRTQAAAMAARRPWRELLRDWREGGIKLRLTRDLLRFRRAHAALFQEGSYEAVEPQGRFAENLVCFVRRCGGQTLLVAVPRFSSRLGCPPLGLVWEDTCVTIPDAGFRPPAAAGCAPTPAWRDVLTGAEFASGGPLPFAELFRELPLAVLHLGAPH is encoded by the coding sequence ATGCCGTTCACAGATGCCGAAGGTGTTCCGCTGTCGACGTATCGACTGCAGCTGCGCAAGGACTTCCCGTTCGATGCCGCGCGCGGACTGCTGCCGTACTTCGACGACCTGGGCATCACGCATTGCTATCTCTCGCCGATCTTCATGTCGGCGCCGGGGAGCACGCACGGCTACGATGTCAACGACTACCATCGGATCGACGCGGAGCTGGGCGGACGCCAGGCGTTCGACGCGTTCGCAAAGGCGGCGCGGGCGAGGCGCATGGGGCTCGTTCTCGATTTTGTGCCCAACCACATGGGCATCCACGGCTCGTCAAACCGCTGGTGGCAGGACGTGCTCGAGTGCGGCCGCAGCTCGCCGCATGCCGACTTCTTTGATGTCGACTGGAACGATCCCTTCCAGCCCGGCCGCACCCAGGTCCTCGTCCCAGTCCTCGACGACCAGTACGGCGTCGTTCTCGAGGCCGGCCGCCTGGCGATCGGGTACGAGGATGGCGCGTTCTCCGTTCGCTACGCCGACCTGCGCTTTCCCGTCAGCCCTGCCACCTACGCCATGCTCCTGGCGGGTGCGTCCGAGCAGCCGGAGTGCACCGAGTCGGCCCGTGACCGGCTGCGCGCCATCGCGGAGGCCTTCCGCTCGCTCCCGCTGTCTCGCGGGGCTGACGAGCCCATTGGTCGCCGGCCCCGCAACGAGCTCAAGGCCCAGCTCGCTGCCGCCGCCGAGGCCGATCCCGGCGTGGGCCAGGCGATCGCCGCGCATCTCGCCGTGGTCAACGGCCCCGAGGGCGGGCCGCATGACCGCGACCGGCTCGACGAACTCCTCGCGCAACAACACTACCGCCTCGCCCACTGGAAAACCGGCGCCCACGAGGTGAACTACCGCCGCTTCTTCGCGATCGATACGCTCATCGGCCTCCGGATGGAAAACTCCGAGGTCTTTCGGGAAACCCACCGCATCCTCGGGGGCTTTATCCGCGACGGCATCGTGGCAGGGGTCCGCATCGACCACATCGACGGGCTCCGCAACCCGCTCGAATACCTCGAGCGCCTCCAGGGTCTCGCGCTCAAGGAGCGGGAAACCGCCACGCGGCCCGTCTACGTCGTGGTCGAAAAGATCCTCGAGCCCGGCGAGGAGATTGACCGCTCCTGGCCCGCCCATGGCACCACCGGCTACGAGTTCATCCGCCAGCTCAGCGGCCTCTTCGTGGCCCGCGCCGCCGGCGCGAAACTCGACGCGCTCTATCGCGACTTCACCGGTGAGCAGGACTCATTTCGCGACGTCGTCTACCAGAACAAGCGCCTCGTCTTGGACGAGATGTTCGCCAATGCCGTCGTCCAGCTTTCGCAACGCCTCTCCAACCTCGTCGCCAGCGACCGCCGCTGGCGCGACCTCACGCGGTTCGAACTCAGCGTCGCCGTGCGCGAGATCATGGCCGCGCTCGGCGTCTACCGCATCTACCGCCGCATGAATGCCGAGTGCCGCCCGGAGGACGCGCGCGAGATCGAGCACGCCTGCAAGGAGGCGATCCGCCGCAACCCCCGTCAGGACCCGCAGCCGTTCCAGTTCGTGCGCGACGTCCTGGTCGGCCGCTATCCGCCGCCGTCCGCCACCCAGGAGTACCGCGAGTCGCTCTGGTGGTGGGTCCTCACCTGGCAGCAGTACACCGGCGCGATCATGGCCAAGGCCGTCGAAGACACTGTCTTCTACGCGTACAACCGGTTCATCGCCCTGAACGAGGTGGGCGGTGATCCCGATGCCTTCGGCGGCACCGTTGCCGCCTTTCACGCCGACGCCGCGCGCCGCCGCGAGACCATGCCGCACACCCTCCTCACGACGTCCACGCATGACACAAAGTTCGGCGAAGACGTCCGCGCCCGCCTCTACGTCCTCTCCGAACTCGCCGACGAGTGGCGCGACTGGGTGTACGAGTGGCACGCCATGAACGTTCGCCACAAGACCTCCGTCGGCGGCTGCCTGGCGCCCGATGCCAACGAGGAGTACCGAATCTACCAGACCCTCCTCGGCTGCTGGCCCATGCCGCCGTTCACGCCCGACGAGGCCTTCCGATCCCGCCTCAAGGAGCACCTGCGCAAGGCGACCAACGAGGCGAAGCGCAACACCCAGTGGCTCCACCCCAACGAGCGCTGGCTCACCGCCTGCGATCACTTCATTGACGGCCTGCTCGACCGCGCGACGGGCGGCGACTTTCTCGACAGCTTCGCTCCGCGCGCCCTGCTCCTGGCCCACCTCGGGCTCGTCAACTCGCTCGCCCAACTCGTCCTCAAACTCACGACGCCCGGCGTGCCGGATTTCTACCAGGGCTGTGAAACCTGGAATCTCACGCTGGTCGACCCGGACAACCGCCAGCTCATCGCCTGGGGACCGCGGACCCAGGCCGCCGCCATGGCGGCGAGGCGCCCCTGGCGCGAGCTCCTGCGCGACTGGCGCGAGGGCGGGATCAAACTGCGGCTGACGCGCGACCTGCTCCGTTTCCGCCGGGCTCACGCCGCCTTGTTCCAGGAGGGAAGCTACGAGGCCGTCGAGCCGCAGGGGCGGTTCGCCGAGAACCTCGTGTGCTTCGTCCGCCGCTGCGGCGGCCAGACTCTCCTGGTCGCGGTGCCGCGGTTCAGCTCGCGCCTGGGTTGCCCGCCGCTCGGCCTGGTGTGGGAGGATACGTGCGTCACCATTCCGGATGCCGGCTTCCGGCCGCCGGCTGCCGCGGGCTGCGCGCCGACCCCCGCTTGGCGCGATGTGCTCACCGGTGCCGAGTTTGCGTCCGGTGGCCCGTTGCCGTTCGCGGAGCTCTTCCGCGAACTGCCGCTCGCCGTCCTGCATCTTGGCGCGCCGCATTGA
- the bshA gene encoding N-acetyl-alpha-D-glucosaminyl L-malate synthase BshA: protein MTTARPLRIGITCYPSVGGSGILASSLGEELAARGHDVHFISYERPFRFSGDGPRLHFHPVEINDYTLFKYPDYTLPLSVKMAEVSRTVRLDVLHVHYAVPHATAAVLARSMLPPELQPRVVTTLHGTDTTLLGRDPGYGPAIRHALACSDAVTVVSDWLREETRRLLAFEGPIDVIHNFFAPRRPRRTAAEVRRELGLGSEAMLLHLSNLRAVKRIDLLLDAVARVRPREGFKLVILAGGDFTPFVDHVRRLGISDRVIVRQRVNEIEDYLQAADCGVFTSESESFCLSLLEMMCFGRPSVTTAVGGIPEVVENGVSGVLVPPGDADAVARAIEGLLGNPTKRGELGRAAEQRAHAHFAPAVIVPQYEALYRRVCEAPVAAGPR, encoded by the coding sequence ATGACCACCGCGCGGCCCCTTCGCATCGGCATCACCTGTTACCCCTCGGTGGGGGGCAGCGGGATCCTGGCGTCGTCGCTCGGCGAGGAACTCGCGGCCCGCGGGCACGATGTTCACTTCATCAGCTACGAGCGCCCCTTCCGGTTTTCGGGTGACGGGCCCCGGCTGCATTTCCACCCGGTCGAGATCAACGACTACACGCTCTTCAAGTATCCGGACTACACGCTGCCGCTTTCGGTGAAGATGGCAGAGGTGAGCCGCACTGTCCGGCTCGATGTCCTGCACGTGCACTATGCGGTGCCGCACGCGACGGCCGCGGTGCTGGCGCGATCGATGTTGCCGCCGGAACTGCAGCCGCGGGTGGTGACGACATTGCACGGGACCGACACGACCTTGCTCGGTCGGGATCCGGGATACGGGCCGGCGATCCGGCATGCACTGGCGTGCTCCGATGCCGTGACGGTGGTTTCAGACTGGCTGCGGGAGGAGACGCGCCGGCTGCTGGCGTTCGAGGGGCCGATCGACGTCATCCACAATTTCTTCGCGCCGCGCCGGCCGCGCCGGACCGCGGCGGAGGTGCGGCGTGAATTGGGCCTGGGCAGCGAGGCGATGCTGCTGCATCTGTCGAACCTGCGGGCCGTGAAACGCATCGACCTGCTTCTCGACGCCGTCGCACGCGTCCGCCCGCGCGAAGGGTTCAAGCTGGTGATCCTGGCGGGTGGGGACTTTACGCCGTTCGTCGATCATGTGCGACGGCTCGGCATCTCGGACCGCGTGATCGTTCGCCAGCGCGTCAATGAGATCGAGGACTACCTGCAGGCTGCCGATTGCGGGGTGTTCACCTCCGAGAGCGAGAGCTTCTGCCTGAGCCTGCTCGAGATGATGTGCTTTGGCCGTCCGAGCGTGACGACCGCCGTGGGCGGAATCCCAGAGGTGGTGGAGAATGGTGTGAGCGGCGTGCTGGTGCCGCCGGGCGATGCCGACGCCGTGGCGCGGGCCATCGAAGGCCTGCTGGGCAACCCGACGAAGCGCGGCGAGCTCGGTCGCGCAGCGGAGCAACGGGCGCATGCGCACTTTGCCCCGGCGGTGATCGTCCCGCAGTACGAAGCCCTCTACCGCCGGGTTTGCGAAGCCCCCGTCGCCGCCGGCCCGCGTTAA
- a CDS encoding PIG-L family deacetylase, giving the protein MKPASTPETTTILAFGAHPDDIEFGCGGVIARETQAGRSVRFVVCSQGESATHGLAARRVEEARHAATLLGATLEFMQLGGDAHFEINVAQVLRLAEVIRRTKPKLVLAPTTVENQHPDHAKLGRMVRDAARLARYGGVKELQAHAAHAIDQLLFYAVTPGAEPRDGARVLIDVSQPKVMAVWKAAMEAHATQRQTRDYAELQLTRARLNGLLAGVAYAIPLWPNDELVFDSLEPLGRAARRF; this is encoded by the coding sequence ATGAAACCTGCCTCCACCCCAGAAACTACCACGATCCTCGCGTTCGGTGCGCATCCCGATGACATCGAGTTCGGCTGTGGCGGCGTGATCGCCCGGGAAACCCAGGCCGGCCGCAGCGTGCGGTTCGTGGTTTGCTCGCAGGGGGAATCGGCCACGCACGGGCTGGCCGCGCGGCGCGTGGAGGAGGCGCGGCATGCGGCGACGCTGCTGGGCGCCACGCTCGAGTTCATGCAGCTCGGCGGAGACGCCCATTTCGAGATCAACGTCGCCCAGGTGCTCCGGCTGGCGGAGGTGATTCGACGGACCAAGCCGAAGCTCGTGCTGGCGCCGACGACCGTGGAGAACCAGCACCCCGATCACGCCAAGCTTGGCCGGATGGTGCGGGATGCGGCGAGACTTGCGCGGTACGGCGGCGTGAAGGAATTGCAGGCGCACGCCGCTCACGCCATCGACCAGCTCCTCTTTTATGCCGTGACGCCGGGGGCGGAACCTCGCGACGGCGCGCGGGTTCTCATCGACGTGTCCCAACCGAAAGTCATGGCCGTCTGGAAAGCCGCGATGGAGGCGCACGCGACGCAGCGGCAGACGCGCGATTACGCCGAGCTGCAATTGACGCGCGCGCGGCTCAACGGCCTGCTCGCCGGTGTCGCGTATGCGATCCCGCTCTGGCCGAACGACGAACTGGTGTTCGACTCGCTGGAGCCGCTCGGGCGTGCCGCGCGCCGCTTCTAG